The Dreissena polymorpha isolate Duluth1 chromosome 2, UMN_Dpol_1.0, whole genome shotgun sequence nucleotide sequence TGATTAatggtggtcgagtggtaacactctgttccaccattccagaggtccccagttcaattcccggccggggAAATGAAAATTACAGAAATGCGTCAAGTGTATCCCACcaaactagagatgtactggtatgaaaccctgGAAATTCtggcgtgtatcggtgctatacactgagcacgtcaactaaccaagggatctattcgcaaagagcaaGGGTATCGcactgcttgctgtctcttcagcaaaaaccaaaggaccccattgaaaaaagtgcttgcactttcatgggttatccttgaccggtAGGTCGaaagatatacatacatacatacatcgtCCACTGACATATGTGTCTGCAGACATCAACGACGCGGGGTCCATATCCCCCTCATTATTGATGTATGGTCGCCGACTGACGTCACTACCCTACGTTAACGACGACGCCGACAACGCCGGTTACTCAATCGATAATGCAGATGTTAAACGTCAAGCCCAGAACATCACGCAACGAGTCAGTCATTTCCGGAAACGTTGGCTTGGTGAGTCCCCGTGACCAGCACCGTAAGACAGAAACATTGACATCCGTAACTATGCATGTTGGAGACGTTGTCCATATCCATGACGACGGTCCGCGCTTGAAGAGGAAACTCGTGATCGTGGAACAGCTGCTTCCGGGTAACGATGGATGTGTATGCACAGCAGTTGTTTGTTCCAGCCAAGGATTGTTGACGCGCCAAATTGCAAGACTTTATCGAATTGAGTACCAATAGACACGTTGTGACATTGTGATATGATTTTGATTGCAATCGAAATAATTGAAAAGGACATGTACAGGAATTATTTTCTTACATGACATTCATGATCGAAAAGCATGATTTAGAAATGACTGTTCTATTTACTTTGCTTTTAATGATAATTTACATAACTATTTGATGATGTTGTCAAACGTTATattgttttttctattttttactttttgcggCCCCCAGAATGTTGAGAATATGTAACGTCATGCTTTGCCGCCATGTGGCGCGTTAACGTCGACCGTCGATGACGGTAACGTCATtgttatttatatgatttaaaaagagTAAATAACGGATCAAACCGTATGACGCGTAGTTATTTCTAGGCAAAATTTCTCACagtatttaatgtcatttatagCTTAATGAAGACACATTTCGGTCAAGAATGCCATCTGAATTTCCACTGTTGTCGAGGTTTGGAAACCTCTTGAATGCTCAGCTCAACAATATGTGCAACCCGTATACCGGTGAGTTAGATATATGACATAAAATGAGTCTAGTGCAGTTGCCAGTATCAGTTAAAGAACGCTTGCTCTTTTGTTTCGGAAGCCATGAGCACACTCATATCTTATTAACTTTAccattgaaaatgtgtttacataCGTCTTTACGTTTACAACAAAATAACGCAATTTAAATAGTGAttgacacattttatttattCCTATAACATTTGGTGTGATGTAAGTCGATGCTGATattcattgttatttttatattaacgCAGACCAAAAAAGGCCGATTGGTTTTGTAGACCTTTTCCTCTTTGCCATACTATTTAACCGTCAACGGCTTGGAGAGCTCATGTGGAAACATTGTCAAGACAAACTTGGTTAGTGACATACCATATACTACATACTAGGTTTTTCTTCTATTTTGCAATTCTCAATTTGACAATTATTACATTGATCGCATACGCTGTAGTTTTTGGCCATATTGTAGTTACATATCATAGGTACAGCCTTGGTTGCAAGTTCAGTCCTGAAAGCATTTGCAAACACAGCGGGACGTTGTCTGGAATCAGAACTGTCAACGGATCTCAGAAATCATGCCAGGTTTAGTCacgtttaaatatattaaagataacaaaatatgtaatatggTAATATATTACGTAAATTTTGAACCTATGCATTGCCTCAATGGGAATGTATTGCAGGGGAATTATTTTTGTTCGTGAAATCAATGCCAAATGGACTAAAATTATAAGAGTTAAATTGTTTACTGATGTTTTACCCGTTTGGCTTACCACAAGTGAACTTTAAATTGCtacacatttatattttgtaGGGATTATGAACGAAAAGCGAATGCTATCCTCACAGAATGTTACAAGACAGACAAGACGAAGGCCCAcgatatattgataaaaacacTCGAAAAACCATTTGATAAAATAAGGCCGTTAGAGTTTGCGAACAGTAATTACCTCATGGAGTTTATGGGGCACGATTGTTGTCAGACGAAACTCAACATCATTTGGAGAGGAAATATTACAGTTGATATGCCCTTGTGGAAGGTATTTTGCTTAACATATTTGTGTAGGTCAATGATTGATGTGAATGCAACAATATGTAATCGTCTTTCTTTTTAATCGTGTAATCTACCACCGCATTAAAGttggttaaatgttaaataattaatcatCAAGGATTTCTATGTGGAATCAATGCTTTTCAAATCAAAGGTTGTGTAGAGATTTAAACCATGTTACATTTGGTTTCTAACAGCAACCTCATTTAAGCAAAGACTGTGGTTATGTTTGACTGATCAATGGTTCGTGTTAATGACTTGTCTAAACTAAAGGCATGTCTTTTCTATATTCCCCAAATAATTATAACATTGTTTCCCTTTATTTAGCATTTGATTTTTAAAGAAAGGGAATAATGACTATAGgaataataaaacaccatatatataaaatgatatacACTTGTTACCATCCACTAGTCCTTTTTTAAGGGAGGTTTCCATAAAAAATATGACAAACACCACGCGTAGCCCGttattaataacaaaatacaCACACTTGTAAATGACCTGATATCACTTAAATTGAATTATGAAgcaatacaatattaatataaatttaatataatgacAATTCAATTTCACAATGGTTTTATATCCAAAGACGAACACTTTAAGAACCCGTTATCATATAGTACACATTTCAGACCATTGTTAGAGATCTTCGGGAAAAGAACTGTGAACACGCCAAAGTGCATAACAATACGTTAGTATTAAAGGGTCAAAATTAAATATAGATTTATCGTCAGGAAGTGTCTGGTATAAGAACCATTTATTTGTATACCTATTATAAGTTTTGGAGTTATTACCCTTTGCgtatttatttgtgtgtttgcAGAACATAACAACATACTGCGTTTTCGTATAACTCGAAAAatcttacatgtatttaaatgtaaacGCCTTATAATGATTCTTAGCTTTGAAAGGAAGTGCAGAATAAAAGTACCGTCACTTTTTCTTTAATAGTATCAGAGGTTTGCCTTTTATTAGTGTTTTGTGCGCACTCTATACTTGATTAAATTGCAATTGAAGATATTAAGATGAAACTTCGTAGATCTAAAGATAACTTGTGGATATGTGCAGAATGCAAGAACTGTAACTCTCTCTTCCACTGTTTTTGAAGTTGTTACCTTTAATGTTTTCTTGTGCAGAACCCAACTAGAGTGCTATTTTGTTGTGCAGGCCATAACTCAAAATGTTGATTCAAATGAAACTTCTTATGTTCATAGAATATTTTTAGAAGAAGTGCGGAATACAAGAACCAACAAACTTCTTCGATATTTGTTGGATTATTGtcgtttgtttaatttaatttatagatAGTAGTAAAACATTACCATACGTATAAATTTGATGGTTATGAAAATTCATATATCAATACAGGAAAATgagatttaaatattaaaataaatacataaaacacgtctttttatatcattccaaTGAAAACATTCAACAGTTCTGTTGTTTGCCAATTTTgaatttaaatcacacttttgtGCCAATATAATACTTCGGGCGAATTATGCACTTATTGTGAGGGTAGTTGTTTCTGATCGTAATATTCATATCTTGTATCATTCTTTGTTATTCGTGAACGTTTTTTCGTttctatttactttttattatttaataacatttaagaATCCAAACAGGGAGATTCGCATTAACGCAACTGACTCTATTAAACGATGTATGTTATAACCAATCACGACTGAGACAAAGCAAACGTTTTTGAAACAAAGACATTATATTTtctaacaataaatatattaaacccTTTGCCtagttcatgaaaaaaatatccttgtttaaataatatattataaggcATCCAACGATCTGCaacttaaaaatgaaataaaatagatCATCGGTAGACGTTAATATACTAGATGTTTATGTTTTAGGTCCTCCTGGCGCTTTTCATGccaattttcatatttttgatCAAGTTCACCACGAATAATAAAACTAATATATTGTGCTGCAAGAAACACAAACAGGTTGGGTTTACtaaatttttataaatgtattgacactaaacaatatgttttatatggTTACTTTTTAATTGCAAAGGTTTATCACAGTGTTTAATATACATGTTGTAATGTGTATTTGTATTGATCTATTACTGATatgttatttcaatcaaaaagCGTAAACAAGGGTGAAGtatttacatatgtttaaaaCGAGCTGTCCTGTACACGGTGATTAAAGATTTCCAATTTTTAATAAAGTTAACAATTGTTTTAAGTTGAAAACCTAGCCAATATGTTTTGAAGTATTTTATGAATCCAGAAAGAAGAATCGAACATGAAGGAGCCGGAATTGGAAATGACCATGAACGGATCGGAACAGGAACCGAGCATGAAGGAACAGAAACAGGAACCGAAACGGAGAAAAattgacttttatttaaaaaagtatcaaTCGTCAAAGCCGCAGTTGTATTCTGTTAGTATTTTCCGCAAGAACCAAGAGGGAATTATACACATAACTGATGCCTTATATTATTTGTACACAGCGCCTTTGTCAGTGTTCTCTTTTACCTTGGTAAGTTGTGCATGATATGATGGGGCTTTTATTTACCGCaagcattttaaatgtatataaataaggATTGTATTTTACATGCTTGCAACACACAAGATTATGATGACATATCATTATTCGATGGCGTGACAAaattatatacaattttattCCCGTTCTGTgttatgttttgtgaaattgttttttatataaactgaATTCGTGTTTCAGCTGCACTATGTGATTCTCATTATATGCTTCTCTTACTTCATCATCGTCGACCTGAATGAGGAAGCTTCCTTCAAGGAGTACATAATCTGGGGCTGGGTCCTCACAATGTCCTTTGAGGAAACGAGAGAGGTACACATGTctattttgaacaacatgttgACGGCTTATCTCTCTAACATCCGCTTTGTCTTCCatctaagaaaaacaacaacaaattaaataCCCCTAATATTCATTGTCAGCTTAAACGGAAACATGCGTTTTTTATGTTTCTATTTCCAGTGTGTCAAGATTATAACGCCTGATGGGCTCTGGGGTCGAATAAAATATTGGTTTGGATCACAGTGGAGTCAGTTTGACTGGGTCTTAAAAATTTGTTTAATCACGACTATTGCGATGAGATATAAGCTTTCAGGAAATGACTTTCAGTATGTCCGCTTCGTATACAGGTTTGTAAAATATCATGTATACTCACGGTGTAATATTTATTGTTAGATATCATACAATAACACACCtaatttatattattgtatatggACTATCATTACAAAGGCGACATGCGTTTATTTTAGATTGTTTTCGGTATGACGCTTTTTTAAGGAGccattgtatataaaaaaaagctttaaatgGGATGTATTCGTTTCCGAAGTACAACTAATTAAAATGTTTAGGCATCAGTACACTTGAATAATTTACACTAATATTACCCTCAACATGATACCATGTCTTGTATGAATCGGGGTCGTAGGTTTAAGGTTACGGTCAAAATAAGAGTGAAAACGTAATCGGGAAGCATCCCCTAGCTCTGCTAATATCCTTGTATTTCTATTAGTAAATAGTGAAATA carries:
- the LOC127869778 gene encoding uncharacterized protein LOC127869778 — translated: MKEPELEMTMNGSEQEPSMKEQKQEPKRRKIDFYLKKYQSSKPQLYSVSIFRKNQEGIIHITDALYYLYTAPLSVFSFTLLHYVILIICFSYFIIVDLNEEASFKEYIIWGWVLTMSFEETRECVKIITPDGLWGRIKYWFGSQWSQFDWVLKICLITTIAMRYKLSGNDFQYVRFVYSKNT